The following are encoded in a window of Camarhynchus parvulus chromosome 1A, STF_HiC, whole genome shotgun sequence genomic DNA:
- the SELENOO gene encoding protein adenylyltransferase SelO, mitochondrial: MASVLRSVRRFGPRLLRAASGPAMQRPEGGGGWLGALRFDNLALRSLPVDPSEESGPRAVPGACFARVRPSPLQNPRLVAMSLPALALLGLEAPAADPEAAEAEAALFFSGNRVPAGAEPAAHCYCGHQFGSFAGQLGDGAAMYLGEVLGPRGERWEIQLKGAGITPFSRQADGRKVLRSSIREFLCSEAMFHLGIPTTRAGTCVTSDSRVLRDVFYDGNPKNERCTVVLRIASTFIRFGSFEIFKPPDEYTGRKGPSMNRNDIRIQMLDYVISTFYPEIQEAYSDNTVQRNAAFFKEITKRTARLVAEWQCVGFCHGVLNTDNMSIVGLTIDYGPFGFMDRYDPEHVCNGSDNTGRYAYNKQPEICKWNLGKLAEALVPELPLEISQLILEEEYDAEFEKHYLQKMRKKLGLIQLELEEDSKLVSELLETMHLTAGDFTNIFYLLSSFSVDIDPSKFEDFLEELTSQCASVEELKVVFKPQMDPRQLSMMLMLAQSNPQLLALIGTKANINKELERIEQFSKLQQLTADDLLSRNKRHWKEWLEKYRVRLQKEIESVGNADAWNTKRVKVMNSNNPKYILRNYIAQNAIEAAENGDFSEVRNVLKLLEHPFQEAEGFQEVKEDAEEEGATATAAACSQETRSKQSYCSKPPLWASELCVTUSS; encoded by the exons atGGCCTCGGTGCTGCGCAGCGTCCGCCGCTTCGGCCCGCGGCTGCTGCGGGCGGCGTCGGGCCCGGCCATGCAGCGGCCCGAGGGCGGCGGGGGCTGGCTGGGCGCGCTGCGCTTCGACAACCTGGCTCTGCGCTCCCTGCCTGTGGACCCCTCGGAGGAGAGCGGCCCGCGGGCCGTGCCCGGCGCCTGCTTCGCTCGGGTGCGGCCCAGCCCGCTGCAGAACCCGCGGCTCGTGGCCATGTCGCTGCCGGCGCTggcgctgctggggctggaggcgCCCGCGGCCGACCCGGAGGCGGCCGAGGCCGAGGCCGCGCTGTTCTTCAGCGGGAACCGGGTGCCGGCGGGCGCGGAGCCCGCGGCTCACTGCTACTGCGGGCACCAGTTCGGCAGCTTCGCGGGGCAGCTGGGGGACGGTGCCGCCATGTACCTGGGCGAGGTGCTGGGCCCGCGGGGTGAGCGCTGGGAGATCCAGCTCAAGGGCGCCGGCATCACCCCCTTTTCCCG GCAGGCAGATGGGCGGAAGGTGCTGCGGTCGAGCATCCGGGAGTTCCTGTGCAGCGAGGCCATGTTCCACCTGGGCATACCGACAACTCGGGCTGGCACCTGTGTGACATCCGACTCCAGAGTCCTTCGGGACGTCTTTTATGATGGGAACCCAAAAAATGAAAGGTGTACAGTGGTTCTGAGAATAGCCTCTACATTTATAAG gTTTGgttcttttgaaatttttaagcCCCCTGATGAATACACAGGACGCAAGGGTCCCAGCATGAACCGAAATGACATTCGGATACAGATGCTTGATTATGTGATCAGCACTTTCTACCCAGAAATCCAGGAGGCTTATTCAGACAACACTGTTCAGAGGAATGCTGCTTTCTTCAAAGAG ATCACCAAGCGCACAGCGAGGCTGGTTGCGGAGTGGCAGTGTGTGGGGTTTTGCCATGGTGTGCTGAATACAGATAACATGAGTATTGTTGGATTAACCATTGACTATGGCCCTTTTGGCTTTATGGACAG gTATGACCCTGAGCACGTGTGCAATGGTTCTGATAACACAGGGCGCTATGCTTACAACAAACAGCCAGAGATTTGCAAGTGGAACCTGGGGAAACTTGCTGAAGCTTTAGTTCCAGAGCTGCCCTTGGAAATAAGCCAACTCATCCTGGAAGAGGAGTATGATGCAGAGTTTGAGAAACACTATTTGcagaagatgagaaaaaaactAGGCCTAATCCAACTGGAATTAGAAGAAGATAGCAAGCTGGTGTCTGAACTGCTTGAAACCATGCATCTCACAG ctggagacttcacaaatattttttacctGCTGAGTTCATTCTCAGTAGACATTGATCCTTCAAAATTTGAAGATTTCTTAGAAGAGCTCACAAGTCAGTGTGCTTCTGTGGAAGAGCTGAAAGTTGTTTTTAAACCACAGATGGATCCAAG ACAGCTGTCAATGATGCTGATGTTGGCTCAGTCTAATCCTCAGCTGTTAGCATTAATTGGAACCAAAGCTAATATAAATAAAGAGCTGGAACGCATTGAACAGTTCTCTAAACTGCAGCAGTTAACAGCAGATGATTTACttagcagaaataaaagacaCTGGAAGGAATGGCTGGAGAAATACAG AGTCCGTTtgcagaaagaaatagaaagtgTTGGTAATGCTGATGCCTGGAACACTAAGCGTGTCAAGGTCATGAATTCAAACAATCCAAAGTATATCTTGAGGAATTATATTGCCCAGAATGCCATAGAAGCAGCTGAAAATGGAGATTTCTCAGAG GTAAGAAACGTACTGAAACTTTTAGAACATCCATTCCAAGAAGCAGAAGGTTTCCAGGAGGTGAAGGAGGATGCAGAAGAGGAGGGAGCAACTGCTACAGCAGCTGCTTGTTCTCAGGAGACCAGAAGCAAACAATCCTATTGCAGCAAACCTCCGCTGTGGGCTTCGGAGCTCTGTGTTACGTGATCTTCATAA
- the TRABD gene encoding traB domain-containing protein — MQEEQQPEAAADPMSSSDAPEDGPKGASSISQNISDADAFKILLEMKLKKRQKRPALPNTVTELNTEDGSKVYVVGTAHFSDSSKKDVVKTIQEVQPDVVVVELCQYRVSMLKMDEKTLLKEAKEINLEKLQQAIKQNGVMSGLMQMLLLKVSAHITEQLGMAPGGEFREAFKEASKVPFCKFHLGDRPIPVTFKRAIAALSFWQKVKLAWGLCFLSDPISKDDVEKCKQKDLLEQMMAEMIGEFPDLHRTIVSERDIYLTYMLKQAAKQIELPRASENEPRKYIPAVVVGVVGMGHVPGIEKNWNSDLKIQEIMSVPPPSASSKIFKFVLKATVFGLLGYSCYRIGHRTVQFVLSMPATQSYLQRLTEVPQQ; from the exons ATGCAAGAGGAGCAACAGCCTGAG GCTGCTGCAGATCCCATGTCGTCCTCTGATGCACCAGAAGATGGCCCAAAGGGAGCGTCAAGTATATCACAGAATATCT CTGATGcagatgcatttaaaattctCCTGGAGATGAAGCtgaagaagaggcagaaaaggcctgCTTTACCAAACACTGTGACTGAGCTTAATACTGAGGATGGTTCTAAAGTATACGTGGTTGGAACAGCCCActtcagtgacagcagcaaaaaGGATGTAGTAAAG ACAATACAAGAAGTGCAGCCTGATGTAGTTGTAGTGGAGCTGTGCCAGTACAGAGTTTCTATGTTGAAGATGGATGAAAAGACCTTACTAAAAGAAgccaaagaaataaatctggaaAAACTTCAACAAGCTATAAAACAG AACGGAGTCATGTCTGGATTGATGCAAATGCTGCTTCTGAAGGTTTCTGCTcacatcacagagcagctgggaatggcCCCAGGAGGAGAATTCAGGGAGGCTTTCAAAGAG GCCAGTAAAGTACCTTTCTGTAAATTCCACCTTGGTGACCGGCCCATCCCTGTTACATTTAAGAGAGCAATTGCTGCGCTTTCCTTCTGGCAAAAAGTCAAGCTTGCTTGGGGCCTTTGCTTCTTATCCGACCCCATCAG TAAAGATGATGTGGAGAAATGCAAACAGAAGGACTTACTGGAACAGATGATGGCAGAAATGATTGGAGAATTCCCTGATCTTCATCGAACGATTGTCTCCGAACGAGATATTTACTTGACCTACATGCTGAAGCAAGCAGCAAAGCAGATAGAACTACCTCGAGCTTCAGAAA atGAACCTAGAAAATATATCCCAGCTGTTGTAGTTGGTGTTGTTGGCATGGGTCATGTACCTGGGATTGAAAAGAACTGGAATTCTGACTTGAAGATCCAGGAAATAATGAG TGTGCCTCCTCCATCAGCCTCAAGTAAGattttcaaatttgttttaaaagcaacagTTTTTGGACTGCTGGGATACAGCTGCTACCGAATAGGTCACAGGACAGTTCAGTTTGTTCTCTCAATGCCAGCAACACAGAGCTATCTTCAGAGGCTGACAGAGGTGCCTCAGCAGTGA